A stretch of the Halomonas sp. BDJS001 genome encodes the following:
- a CDS encoding DUF192 domain-containing protein, with translation MDPTRRTLLKASLLLPLTALLPMSLLSSFAWGQTSAKAMQTLSLAIHSESGPHRLEVEVAETVSQRQRGLMGRESLPEASGMLFRFESEQSANNAFWMYRTLIPLDIAFIDSDGRIVAINTMQPCESSSPSDCPSYPAGAAYHSALEVNGGYFAERGISVGDCVSIPDEAGFCQPAD, from the coding sequence ATGGATCCCACGCGTCGCACGCTGCTAAAGGCGTCTTTACTGTTACCACTGACGGCGCTATTGCCGATGTCGCTACTTAGCTCATTTGCCTGGGGGCAGACGTCGGCGAAAGCGATGCAGACGCTTTCGCTGGCTATTCACAGCGAGAGCGGCCCACATCGTTTAGAGGTTGAAGTGGCGGAAACGGTCTCCCAGCGTCAACGCGGCTTAATGGGGCGCGAGAGCTTGCCAGAAGCAAGTGGCATGCTATTTCGTTTTGAGAGCGAGCAGTCCGCTAACAACGCCTTTTGGATGTATCGCACGCTAATCCCTCTGGATATTGCTTTTATCGATAGCGATGGGCGGATCGTGGCGATTAATACCATGCAGCCTTGCGAATCCTCGTCGCCGAGCGACTGCCCCTCTTATCCTGCGGGTGCGGCTTATCATTCAGCGCTAGAGGTAAATGGCGGCTACTTTGCCGAGCGCGGTATCAGCGTAGGGGACTGTGTTTCTATTCCTGACGAAGCCGGTTTCTGCCAACCCGCAGACTAA
- a CDS encoding sugar phosphate isomerase/epimerase family protein, with the protein MDTPRGLKRMSSQALLAASAVTLSALSVPGFAQAQDHSAELPIAVQMYTLRDFGSLEEQLAAVNRAGISAIETVGTQEVTAEELNALLEEHALEVISSHVQLDDLRNRLDETVAFNQAVGNDTLTVPYLAEDARPSDAEGWQALGEELGDIAAELDAEGLRLAYHNHDFEMEVYDDKTALEHLFDAAGSDLLAELDLAWIARGGFDPAEYVTRFDGRLFAVHAKDNAPEGTAEEEGGFATLGTGVLDWDAILPAIEAADVEWYIIEHDMPLDAEAVITEGNSFLEEKLTALREE; encoded by the coding sequence ATGGATACCCCGCGAGGCTTAAAACGCATGAGTTCACAGGCTCTATTGGCTGCCAGTGCCGTGACGCTGTCAGCGCTGAGTGTGCCTGGCTTTGCCCAAGCTCAAGACCATTCAGCAGAACTGCCCATCGCCGTGCAAATGTACACACTGCGGGATTTTGGCAGCTTGGAAGAACAGCTAGCCGCTGTAAACAGGGCTGGTATTTCGGCGATTGAAACGGTGGGCACCCAGGAAGTGACTGCCGAAGAACTCAATGCACTATTAGAAGAGCATGCGCTTGAGGTGATCTCAAGCCATGTGCAATTGGACGACCTGCGCAATCGCTTAGACGAAACGGTGGCGTTTAATCAGGCGGTAGGTAACGACACTTTAACGGTGCCTTATTTAGCCGAGGACGCCCGCCCTAGTGATGCCGAAGGGTGGCAGGCGCTGGGTGAAGAGCTTGGTGATATTGCCGCTGAGCTAGATGCCGAAGGGTTGCGCTTGGCGTATCACAACCACGATTTTGAAATGGAAGTGTACGACGATAAAACCGCCCTAGAGCATCTTTTTGATGCAGCCGGATCTGACCTGTTGGCAGAACTGGATCTCGCCTGGATCGCGCGGGGTGGGTTTGACCCGGCAGAGTACGTAACGCGTTTTGATGGGCGCCTGTTTGCAGTACACGCCAAAGATAACGCGCCAGAAGGCACCGCTGAAGAGGAGGGTGGGTTCGCAACACTCGGCACCGGTGTACTGGATTGGGATGCGATATTGCCCGCCATCGAGGCCGCTGATGTTGAGTGGTACATCATCGAACACGATATGCCGCTAGACGCTGAAGCGGTGATTACCGAGGGAAATAGTTTCCTAGAGGAAAAACTGACAGCGCTTCGTGAAGAGTAA
- the modB gene encoding molybdate ABC transporter permease subunit: MDWSALSVSLRLAAFTSLILLPVAIWLGRSLAYARFRGKGLCEALIALPLVLPPTVLGFYLLLSFGRDAPVGSFWAAMTGSGLNFTFTGILLASLIANLPFAVQPIQRAFEHVPHNLREAAWCSGLSPWQTLLRIELPLVWPGIMSAAALTFAHTLGEFGVILMVGGAIDGETRTLAIAIYDRVQAFDEQGAAQMSALLLLVSFITLGLVYGLAGRRRWIRG, translated from the coding sequence ATGGATTGGTCGGCGCTTTCGGTCTCGTTACGCCTAGCGGCGTTCACCTCTCTCATTTTACTGCCCGTCGCCATTTGGCTAGGTCGCTCTCTGGCCTATGCGCGTTTCCGCGGCAAAGGGCTATGTGAAGCGCTGATCGCGCTACCGCTGGTATTGCCGCCTACCGTACTGGGCTTTTATCTGCTGTTGAGCTTTGGCCGCGACGCGCCAGTAGGCTCGTTTTGGGCTGCAATGACCGGTAGCGGGCTGAATTTCACTTTCACTGGCATACTATTGGCCTCCCTGATCGCCAATTTGCCGTTTGCCGTGCAGCCTATTCAGCGCGCCTTTGAACATGTGCCCCACAACCTGCGTGAAGCAGCCTGGTGCAGTGGGTTGAGCCCCTGGCAGACGCTGCTGCGCATTGAGCTGCCGCTGGTATGGCCCGGCATTATGTCAGCCGCAGCGCTCACCTTTGCCCATACGCTGGGCGAATTTGGCGTCATTTTGATGGTGGGCGGCGCCATTGATGGCGAAACCCGCACTCTCGCCATTGCCATCTATGATCGCGTCCAGGCCTTCGATGAGCAGGGCGCTGCACAGATGTCGGCGCTGTTGCTGTTGGTATCGTTTATTACCTTGGGGCTCGTCTATGGGCTGGCCGGGCGCAGGCGGTGGATCCGTGGCTGA
- a CDS encoding hydroxypyruvate isomerase family protein — protein MKRYLIDRRSLLRHSVTGAIGLAALPHLGVKALADDSSAQRVLKGNIQHSVARWTFDFLTLEELCQLATELGITAIDLVGPEEWPVLQRYGLDSSMCNGAELSLEDGWGDARFHAELVERYLNHIDWVSQAGYTNLICFSGNARGMSPEQGLQNAEMGLKQILAEAEAKGVVLQMELFNSKIDHPDYLCDNSVWGIELCRRLDSPNFKLLYDIYHMQISEGDVIRTIRENHPFFGHYHTAGVPGRHEIDDTQELNYPAICRAIRDTGFKGYIAQEFIPDRTSQQAKIESLQAAIQLCDV, from the coding sequence ATGAAGCGCTACCTTATTGATCGGCGTAGCTTGCTGCGCCACAGCGTGACTGGCGCTATCGGCCTGGCTGCACTACCGCACCTTGGGGTTAAAGCCCTGGCTGATGACTCGTCTGCTCAGCGGGTTTTAAAAGGCAATATCCAGCATTCGGTTGCTCGCTGGACATTCGATTTTCTGACTTTGGAAGAGCTTTGCCAGCTTGCAACCGAGTTGGGTATTACGGCGATTGATCTGGTGGGCCCTGAAGAGTGGCCAGTGCTTCAGCGCTACGGGCTAGACTCTTCCATGTGTAATGGCGCAGAGCTGAGTCTTGAGGATGGCTGGGGCGATGCCCGTTTTCATGCCGAGCTGGTTGAGCGATACCTCAACCATATCGATTGGGTAAGCCAAGCGGGTTACACCAATTTAATCTGCTTTAGCGGCAATGCTCGCGGCATGAGCCCTGAGCAGGGTTTGCAAAATGCCGAAATGGGACTGAAGCAGATTCTTGCCGAAGCAGAGGCAAAAGGCGTGGTGCTACAGATGGAGCTGTTTAACAGCAAAATCGACCACCCCGACTACCTTTGCGATAACTCTGTCTGGGGAATTGAGCTTTGCCGTCGTCTTGATTCACCCAACTTTAAGCTGCTCTACGACATCTATCACATGCAGATTAGTGAAGGCGATGTCATTCGCACCATCCGTGAAAACCACCCGTTTTTCGGCCATTACCATACGGCTGGTGTGCCGGGGCGGCATGAAATAGATGACACCCAAGAGCTCAACTACCCCGCGATCTGTCGCGCTATTCGAGATACCGGCTTTAAGGGCTATATCGCCCAAGAATTTATCCCTGACCGGACTAGCCAACAGGCAAAAATAGAATCACTGCAGGCGGCTATTCAGCTCTGCGACGTGTGA
- a CDS encoding DMT family transporter, producing the protein MPLRDLLLGLFVIAIWALNIIVIKVGVAELPPLLMTTLRFTLVAVLLVPFYPVARVQLPFLLLLSITFGSLHFALLFIGLEHAEAGTGALLVQMGTPFATLLAVIFLKEKLGPKRVVGLLLSFAGVVVLAGGPTLPSPLPLAILLCSAMGWAVSQLLIKRGPPIAPMALAGWVALFAVPQVGLGSWLFESGQWQAIQQATWLGWGAMIYTAVMSSIVAYGIWYALLRRHPVNRVVPMTLLVPVLAVGLGALLMGDSLGVHKLAGGGLVVAGIALIVIRFRRRPV; encoded by the coding sequence GTGCCCCTACGCGATTTGCTACTCGGCCTGTTTGTGATCGCCATTTGGGCGCTGAATATCATTGTTATCAAGGTCGGTGTGGCGGAGCTTCCGCCACTATTGATGACTACCCTACGCTTTACGCTGGTCGCAGTGCTGCTGGTGCCCTTCTACCCGGTGGCGCGAGTGCAATTGCCGTTTTTGCTACTGTTATCCATCACCTTCGGCAGCCTCCACTTCGCTCTTCTGTTTATTGGTTTGGAGCATGCAGAAGCAGGTACCGGCGCGCTTTTAGTACAGATGGGCACGCCCTTTGCCACATTGTTAGCGGTCATCTTTCTAAAAGAGAAGCTAGGCCCCAAACGGGTTGTCGGGTTGCTACTCTCTTTTGCTGGGGTAGTCGTACTGGCCGGTGGGCCAACGCTGCCCTCTCCTTTACCACTGGCGATTCTGTTGTGCAGTGCCATGGGCTGGGCGGTGTCGCAGCTGTTGATCAAGCGTGGCCCACCCATTGCGCCAATGGCGTTGGCAGGCTGGGTGGCGCTGTTCGCGGTGCCTCAGGTAGGGTTGGGGTCATGGCTATTTGAGAGCGGTCAATGGCAGGCGATACAGCAAGCCACTTGGTTGGGCTGGGGGGCGATGATTTACACCGCCGTGATGTCGTCGATTGTCGCTTACGGGATTTGGTACGCGCTGTTGCGCCGCCACCCGGTTAATCGCGTGGTACCCATGACACTACTGGTTCCGGTGTTGGCGGTGGGCCTAGGCGCACTGTTAATGGGCGACAGCCTAGGCGTGCATAAGCTAGCAGGGGGCGGCTTAGTGGTCGCAGGTATCGCCTTGATTGTGATCCGATTTCGCCGTCGCCCAGTTTAG
- a CDS encoding ABC transporter ATP-binding protein has translation MADSRITEPVFGPIAGLSVAVNQTGPIPLAAEFVCQPGELLALVGPSGSGKTTLLRTIAGLYRPQGGRVECAGEVWFDAERKHSLSPQRRQVGIVFQDYALFPHLTASQNIQLPLRHLPQPQRREQAEQWLAKVRLDGLGKRYPNALSGGQRQRVALARALARDPKVLLLDEPFSAVDQVTRRRLQRELALLRQQIEIPIVLVTHDLEEAAALADQICVLHNGASLQQAAPEALFRRPASPLIARLLDRHNLFEGVVVDVAGQRRLKWGDTYLEVAERLAHLSPGETVAWYLPPSDIVLHRRDRPSQGERENPITAAVSELVVLGGITSVSLRVHHGDMLRFDIATHAARRNQLTRGAVVSVSLLAEGIHLLPGHRVRADAHDKRK, from the coding sequence GTGGCTGATTCGCGCATCACAGAGCCGGTCTTTGGGCCGATTGCAGGATTGAGCGTGGCGGTCAATCAAACGGGACCGATTCCACTGGCTGCCGAGTTCGTTTGCCAACCCGGCGAATTGCTGGCGCTGGTAGGGCCATCGGGCAGCGGAAAAACCACGCTGCTGCGCACCATTGCCGGGCTTTATCGTCCCCAGGGCGGGCGGGTGGAGTGCGCAGGAGAGGTTTGGTTTGACGCTGAACGTAAGCATTCACTCTCGCCCCAGCGTAGACAGGTCGGCATAGTGTTTCAGGACTATGCGCTGTTTCCGCACCTAACCGCCTCGCAAAATATTCAACTCCCTCTGCGCCACTTGCCCCAACCGCAACGCCGTGAGCAGGCCGAGCAGTGGCTAGCCAAAGTGCGCTTGGATGGGTTGGGCAAACGCTATCCTAACGCGCTTTCCGGAGGCCAGCGCCAGCGGGTGGCACTAGCCCGTGCCTTGGCCCGCGACCCTAAAGTGCTGTTACTCGACGAGCCGTTTTCGGCTGTTGATCAAGTCACCCGGCGGCGGCTACAGCGCGAGTTAGCGCTGCTACGCCAGCAGATCGAGATCCCCATTGTACTGGTAACCCATGATCTGGAAGAGGCCGCCGCGTTGGCCGACCAAATCTGCGTGCTACATAACGGTGCAAGCCTTCAGCAGGCCGCTCCTGAAGCGCTGTTTAGACGCCCCGCCTCGCCGTTGATAGCTCGCTTGTTAGACAGGCATAATCTATTTGAAGGCGTCGTTGTTGACGTAGCGGGACAGCGGCGGCTGAAGTGGGGGGACACTTACTTAGAAGTGGCCGAGCGGCTTGCTCACCTGTCACCGGGTGAAACGGTGGCCTGGTATTTGCCCCCGTCAGATATTGTGCTTCACCGCCGTGACCGTCCTTCCCAGGGCGAACGGGAAAATCCGATCACGGCCGCGGTCAGTGAGTTGGTGGTATTGGGTGGCATTACGTCAGTTTCACTGCGCGTCCATCATGGCGATATGTTACGTTTCGATATTGCCACCCATGCCGCACGGCGTAACCAGTTAACCCGCGGTGCAGTGGTGAGTGTTTCACTATTGGCCGAAGGCATTCACCTTTTGCCAGGCCACCGAGTTCGCGCAGATGCGCATGACAAAAGGAAGTAA